Below is a window of Defluviimonas sp. SAOS-178_SWC DNA.
GAGCGCAGAAGCTCCACGATCTGGACCTGCACCGTCATGTCGAGCGCCGATGTCGGTTCGTCCAGCACCACCACCTTCGGCCGCAGGATCATCGCGCGGGCGATGGCGATGCGCTGACGCTGCCCGCCCGAGAATTCGTGCGGATAGCGCTCCATCGTGGCAGGGTCGAGCCCGACCTCGGTCATGATCTCGGCCACCATCTCGCGCCGGTCGCGCCCTTCCTCGACGCCGTGCACGGTCAGCCCCTCGGCGATGATCTGCTCGCAGGTCATGCGCGGCGACAGGCTGCCATAGGGGTCCTGGAAGACGATCTGCATGTCGCGGCGAAGCTTTCGCAACTCGCGTGGCCGCCACCGGGAAATATCCTGCCCGAGATAGAGGATCGGCCCCTCCGACGCGATCAGCCGCATGATGGCGAGCGCGAGCGTCGTCTTGCCCGATCCGCTTTCTCCGACGATGCCCAGCGTCTCTCCGGCCCGGACCGAGATCGAGGCGGCATTGACCGCCTTCACATGGCCCACCGTCTTGCGGAGAAGCCCGCGCTGGATCGGGAACCAGATGCGCAGGTCTTCAGTCCGCACGATCTCTTCCGCACCCTCGGCCACCGGATCCGGGCGGCCATGCGGCTCGGCGGCGAGGAGCTTTTGGGTATAGGGATGTTGCGGGTTGGCGAAGATCTCCGCCACCGGCCCCTGCTCCACGATCTCGCCGCCCTGCATCACGCAGACCCGGTCGGCGATGCGCCGCACGATGCCGAGGTCGTGGGAGATGAAGAGCAGGCTCAACCCCTCGCGCTCCTTCAGGTCGGCGAGCAGGTCGAGGATCTGCGCCTGAATGGTGACGTCGAGGGCCGTCGTCGGCTCGTCCGCGATCAAGAGTTCCGGCCCGTTCGCCAGCGCCATCGCGATCATCACCCGCTGCCGCTGACCGCCCGACAACTGGTGGGGGTAATCGGCCAGCCGGCGCTCCGGGGCGTCGATGCCGACCTTCTCCAACAGCTCCACGATCCGCGCCCGCGCGGCCTCGCCGGACAGGTCCTGATGCAACGCAAGGCTTTCGGAAAGCTGCTTTTCCAGCGTGTGCAGCGGGTTGAGCGAGGTCATCGGCTCCTGGAAGATGAAGCTGATATCGTTGCCGCGCACGTCGCGCAGCACCGGTTCCGGCGCGCCGATCATCTCGCGGCCAAGGTAGGTCACCGAGCCGGCAACGTCCGCATTGCCACCGAGAAGCGCCACCGTCGAAAGCGCCGTCACGGACTTCCCCGACCCGCTTTCCCCGACAAGCGCCACGGTCTCGCCCTTGCCGACAGAGAAGCTCACGCCCTTCACCGCGTGAATGATCCGCCCGTCCTGCCGGAAATCGACCCTCAGGTCGCGGATGTCGAGGACAGTGCTCACTTGAATGTCTTCCTCGGGTCGAAGGCATCGCGCACGCCCTCGAAGATGAAGACGAGAAGCGACAGCATGATCGCGAAGGTGAAGAAGGCAGAGAAGCCGAGCCACGGCGCCTGAAGGTTGGACTTGCCCTGAAGCGCGAGTTCCCCGAGCGAGGGCAGGTTCGACGGCAGCCCGTAGCCGAGATAGTCGAGCGCCGCGAGCCCGCCGATGGCACCGGTGACGATGAACGGCAGGAAGGTCAGCGTCGCGACCATCGCGTTCGGCAGGATGTGGCGGAACATGATCACCCGGTCGGTCACACCGAGCGCCCGTGCGGCGCGGACATATTCGAAGTTCCGCGCCCTCAGGAATTCCGCACGCACGACGCCGACCAGAGCGGGCCAGCCGAAGAGGATGGTGACGAAGACCAGAAGCGAGAAACTTCGCCCGAGGATCGCGAAGAGGATGATGATGACGTAAAGGCCGGGGGTCGATCCCCAGATTTCCAGGAGCCGCTGGAAGGTCAGGTCGACCCAGCCGCCGAAATAGCCCTGCACCGCGCCGGCGGCGACGCCAATCAGGCTCGAGATCGTGGTGACGATCAGCGTGAAGAGGATCGACAGTCGGAATCCGTAGATGATGCGCGCCAGCACGTCCCGCGCCGTGTCGTCAGTGCCGAGCCAGTGGTCCTTGTCAGGCGCCGAAGGGGCCGTGCCCACGTTGTTGATCGTGTTGTAGCTGTAGGGAATCGGCGGCCAGAGAACCCAGCCGGCCTCGACCTTCTCGCCCGCGACCTCTCCGTCGGCCGCATCCTCGATCACGCCCTCGGGATCGTCCCAGCAATCGACCAGCCCTCCGGTCTCGATCAGGCACTCAACCGCCGGATCGCGGTAGATCGCCTCGGTCTTGAAGTCGCCGCC
It encodes the following:
- a CDS encoding ABC transporter ATP-binding protein — protein: MSTVLDIRDLRVDFRQDGRIIHAVKGVSFSVGKGETVALVGESGSGKSVTALSTVALLGGNADVAGSVTYLGREMIGAPEPVLRDVRGNDISFIFQEPMTSLNPLHTLEKQLSESLALHQDLSGEAARARIVELLEKVGIDAPERRLADYPHQLSGGQRQRVMIAMALANGPELLIADEPTTALDVTIQAQILDLLADLKEREGLSLLFISHDLGIVRRIADRVCVMQGGEIVEQGPVAEIFANPQHPYTQKLLAAEPHGRPDPVAEGAEEIVRTEDLRIWFPIQRGLLRKTVGHVKAVNAASISVRAGETLGIVGESGSGKTTLALAIMRLIASEGPILYLGQDISRWRPRELRKLRRDMQIVFQDPYGSLSPRMTCEQIIAEGLTVHGVEEGRDRREMVAEIMTEVGLDPATMERYPHEFSGGQRQRIAIARAMILRPKVVVLDEPTSALDMTVQVQIVELLRSLQRRYGLAYLFISHDLRVIRALSHKIIVMKAGDVVEAGTSAAIFDTPKSDYTRELMAAAFGTGDAGAA
- a CDS encoding ABC transporter permease, producing MRLSPLNQRRWRNFTANRRAVWSLWIFLVIFVLSLFAELIANDKPILVSYRGQLYYPIYKFYPETTFGGDFKTEAIYRDPAVECLIETGGLVDCWDDPEGVIEDAADGEVAGEKVEAGWVLWPPIPYSYNTINNVGTAPSAPDKDHWLGTDDTARDVLARIIYGFRLSILFTLIVTTISSLIGVAAGAVQGYFGGWVDLTFQRLLEIWGSTPGLYVIIILFAILGRSFSLLVFVTILFGWPALVGVVRAEFLRARNFEYVRAARALGVTDRVIMFRHILPNAMVATLTFLPFIVTGAIGGLAALDYLGYGLPSNLPSLGELALQGKSNLQAPWLGFSAFFTFAIMLSLLVFIFEGVRDAFDPRKTFK